A genomic region of Xyrauchen texanus isolate HMW12.3.18 chromosome 29, RBS_HiC_50CHRs, whole genome shotgun sequence contains the following coding sequences:
- the LOC127622974 gene encoding THAP domain-containing protein 10-like isoform X1 → MPSAQKCVLPGCDHVRNRSVSLFKFPKNDHIKKRWINFVKSHLDGELRITTKTRLCSDHFTRDSFINFRRRQLGFTDNPLLLVNGAEPTISRLGPHPPVAPTTGAIIGSACPPMTQSLPTTKETESFMHKVTREVGCQTDHFVGKRTVATQLSKRTLANIKSTGSQATVATKSVAVGNTTAMLLPLCSSTPMYIDMIVQI, encoded by the exons ATGCCTTCGGCACAGAAATGCGTACTACCTGGATGCGATCATGTACGAAACAGATCGGTGTCCTTATTTAAATTTCCTAAAAACGATCACATCAAGAAGAGGTGGATTAATTTTGTGAAGAGCCACCTTGATGGAGAGCTGAGGATCACCACCAAAACCCGCCTCTGTAGTGATCATTTTACAAGGGATAGTTTTATAAACTTTCGTCGGAGACAACTGGGATTCACTGATAATCCGCTGTTACTGGTGAATGGGGCCGAACCGACTATCTCCCGCCTTGGCCCTCATCCTCCCGTCGCGCCGACAACTGGAGCCATCATCGGCAGTGCGTGCCCACCAATGACG CAGTCCCTTCCGACCACAAAAGAGACCGAGTCTTTTATGCATAAAGTCACTCGAGAAGTTGGATGTCAGACAGATCACTTTGTGGGGAAAAGGACTGTGGCCACACAACTGTCTAAAAGAACACTAGCCAACATAAAGAGTACAG GTTCTCAAGCTACTGTGGCCACAAAGAGTGTTGCTGTTGGAAACACCACAGCCATGCTTCTTCCGCTTTGCTCTTCAACTCCAATGTATATAGACATGATAGTCCAGATTTGA
- the LOC127622974 gene encoding THAP domain-containing protein 10-like isoform X2: MPSAQKCVLPGCDHVRNRSVSLFKFPKNDHIKKRWINFVKSHLDGELRITTKTRLCSDHFTRDSFINFRRRQLGFTDNPLLLVNGAEPTISRLGPHPPVAPTTGAIIGSACPPMTSLPTTKETESFMHKVTREVGCQTDHFVGKRTVATQLSKRTLANIKSTGSQATVATKSVAVGNTTAMLLPLCSSTPMYIDMIVQI, translated from the exons ATGCCTTCGGCACAGAAATGCGTACTACCTGGATGCGATCATGTACGAAACAGATCGGTGTCCTTATTTAAATTTCCTAAAAACGATCACATCAAGAAGAGGTGGATTAATTTTGTGAAGAGCCACCTTGATGGAGAGCTGAGGATCACCACCAAAACCCGCCTCTGTAGTGATCATTTTACAAGGGATAGTTTTATAAACTTTCGTCGGAGACAACTGGGATTCACTGATAATCCGCTGTTACTGGTGAATGGGGCCGAACCGACTATCTCCCGCCTTGGCCCTCATCCTCCCGTCGCGCCGACAACTGGAGCCATCATCGGCAGTGCGTGCCCACCAATGACG TCCCTTCCGACCACAAAAGAGACCGAGTCTTTTATGCATAAAGTCACTCGAGAAGTTGGATGTCAGACAGATCACTTTGTGGGGAAAAGGACTGTGGCCACACAACTGTCTAAAAGAACACTAGCCAACATAAAGAGTACAG GTTCTCAAGCTACTGTGGCCACAAAGAGTGTTGCTGTTGGAAACACCACAGCCATGCTTCTTCCGCTTTGCTCTTCAACTCCAATGTATATAGACATGATAGTCCAGATTTGA